One Conexivisphaerales archaeon genomic region harbors:
- a CDS encoding cyclase family protein: MVKLYDLSQPLNQEAPFWPLYPPFEVKFIKRKAEHGVNAQYIMTPNHMGTHLDAPLHFVTGGKSIDQIPLSQLYGTGVIVDVSEVGDLGIITPELIESKVKVKEGDILLLYTGFSKYAWYQKPKPEGTADEERYMHLHPGGTRPLVDWLLKMKIKLWGVDAVSTDHPMNLPIGRFLPRVHEKVRALAEKKFGGKEAVDKLFPPEDYQLTHNALFPYDCIHIENLGGEIDKLLNTRITIGCFPWLFKGGEAAFCRVVAFEE; encoded by the coding sequence ATGGTAAAGCTTTATGACCTGTCACAACCGCTGAACCAGGAAGCGCCTTTCTGGCCTCTCTATCCCCCGTTTGAAGTCAAGTTCATCAAAAGGAAGGCTGAGCATGGAGTGAACGCTCAATACATAATGACGCCAAACCATATGGGTACACACCTCGATGCACCGCTTCACTTCGTCACGGGTGGTAAGTCTATAGACCAGATACCTCTAAGTCAGCTGTATGGCACAGGTGTTATAGTTGACGTCAGCGAAGTTGGAGATTTGGGGATAATCACTCCGGAGCTGATAGAGAGCAAGGTCAAAGTCAAGGAAGGAGATATACTCCTGCTGTATACAGGCTTCTCCAAATATGCATGGTACCAGAAGCCAAAACCAGAGGGGACAGCTGACGAAGAAAGGTACATGCACCTTCATCCTGGGGGAACAAGGCCTCTTGTAGATTGGCTGCTCAAAATGAAGATAAAGCTGTGGGGTGTTGATGCGGTGTCAACAGACCATCCTATGAACCTACCGATAGGGAGGTTCCTGCCCAGAGTTCATGAAAAGGTAAGGGCACTTGCAGAAAAGAAATTTGGCGGGAAGGAAGCTGTCGATAAACTCTTTCCCCCTGAAGACTACCAGCTTACCCACAATGCTCTTTTTCCGTATGACTGCATACATATAGAAAACCTGGGGGGAGAAATAGACAAGCTGCTAAACACCAGGATAACTATAGGCTGCTTCCCCTGGCTATTCAAGGGAGGGGAAGCTGCTTTCTGCAGAGTTGTAGCTTTCGAAGAGTAA
- a CDS encoding cytosine permease, which yields MSDKKDMADSVPDTKAVGSTAVAAGSVDLKSLAETVDRVGSCRFDKSRGQVEVTREFREEDYLWNPDFHPTPLRLRTWGAGTFFAIWLGMVVIVPTWTLSTVGMALGLNWSTVLALMFLGNLIVLIPTLVQSHGGARYGMAEPQLTRSRWGIYGAQIPSWIRAIISMGWWGVESYIIAEAAGYIYLLATSPADIQTLSNFLGPGALPAHFPTVFWTTFALVIIAQLLLFWKSPPTEAQPALKWLARIAAPIMILGFSVMFYYFLSAANFNVSPVLNMPASVTGTAYWLTVLGFLNSNVAYWATMAVSMPDYTRFAKSQFSQTVGQIPMPLMMTIVGAMGLLGAGAAMSTGWLTIKSASDFFGYDPVQQIALHFPAGLNYLLLIVVIIATFSVNVFANSVAPGYDIANTYSKKLSWFRGIVIGVVISLLVGAYATYSAGAHAYIFNWLLAYGALLGAVEGVIFFDYALLRRFKFDVVDTYLTFGRFRYSGGFNPAAIISFIVGILITYLSYWGVLNNTFTQALYANSWLTAFLISGVLYTILMVAWVIPKYQKFLKGNLSSGYISEETKKIFES from the coding sequence TTGTCCGACAAAAAGGACATGGCTGATTCCGTTCCGGACACAAAGGCTGTCGGTTCGACGGCGGTTGCGGCAGGATCTGTCGACCTGAAGTCACTTGCTGAAACAGTGGACAGAGTAGGTTCGTGCAGATTTGATAAATCCAGAGGCCAGGTTGAGGTTACAAGAGAATTCAGAGAAGAAGACTATCTGTGGAACCCAGACTTCCATCCTACTCCTCTAAGGCTTAGGACATGGGGAGCAGGGACGTTCTTCGCCATATGGCTGGGGATGGTAGTTATAGTCCCCACGTGGACTCTTTCTACAGTAGGTATGGCCCTAGGCCTGAACTGGTCAACAGTGCTTGCCCTGATGTTTCTGGGCAACCTGATCGTTCTCATACCAACTCTAGTGCAGAGCCATGGAGGAGCTAGGTACGGCATGGCAGAGCCTCAATTGACAAGGTCAAGGTGGGGTATTTATGGTGCCCAGATCCCTTCATGGATAAGAGCCATAATCTCGATGGGATGGTGGGGGGTTGAATCATACATCATCGCTGAGGCTGCAGGATATATCTATCTGCTTGCAACCTCACCAGCTGACATCCAGACTCTTTCGAACTTTCTTGGACCAGGCGCTTTACCTGCGCATTTCCCGACTGTGTTCTGGACGACCTTTGCTCTTGTCATAATAGCACAACTTCTGCTCTTCTGGAAATCTCCTCCTACTGAAGCTCAGCCTGCTCTGAAATGGCTGGCCAGAATAGCTGCACCTATAATGATCCTTGGTTTTTCAGTTATGTTCTACTACTTCCTTTCTGCGGCAAACTTCAACGTCAGTCCTGTGCTTAATATGCCTGCTTCTGTTACAGGAACTGCATACTGGCTGACAGTGCTCGGCTTCCTGAACTCTAACGTAGCTTACTGGGCAACGATGGCTGTGAGCATGCCCGACTATACGAGGTTTGCGAAGTCTCAGTTCTCTCAGACTGTGGGTCAGATACCGATGCCTCTTATGATGACAATAGTTGGTGCCATGGGTCTTCTTGGAGCTGGAGCTGCAATGAGCACAGGCTGGCTGACGATCAAAAGTGCAAGTGACTTCTTCGGCTATGACCCTGTTCAGCAGATAGCCCTTCATTTCCCAGCAGGGCTGAACTATCTCTTGCTGATAGTGGTTATAATAGCTACATTCTCAGTCAACGTCTTTGCAAACTCTGTAGCACCTGGCTACGATATAGCGAATACTTATTCCAAGAAGCTTTCATGGTTCAGAGGTATAGTCATAGGTGTAGTGATCAGCCTGCTGGTTGGAGCCTACGCAACGTATTCAGCGGGTGCCCATGCTTACATCTTCAACTGGCTTCTGGCTTACGGTGCATTGCTCGGAGCAGTAGAAGGTGTCATCTTCTTCGATTATGCCTTGCTCAGGCGGTTCAAGTTTGACGTCGTTGATACATATCTAACGTTTGGCAGGTTCAGGTATTCAGGTGGGTTTAACCCAGCAGCGATAATATCGTTCATAGTCGGCATACTGATAACTTACCTCTCCTACTGGGGAGTGCTCAATAACACGTTCACTCAAGCACTCTATGCGAACTCTTGGCTGACAGCTTTCCTGATATCAGGAGTGCTCTACACAATACTGATGGTGGCGTGGGTCATTCCGAAGTATCAGAAGTTCCTGAAGGGCAACCTCTCTAGCGGTTACATAAGCGAAGAGACAAAGAAGATATTCGAATCGTAA
- a CDS encoding nucleotidyltransferase family protein: protein MKEVVGVVLCGGLGSRLRPLTYYFQKVMLPIGSAQRPILEYILHSLRMAEIRNALLLANYKFEQIRNYFGDGSTVDMELTYIMDDPSYRGSGGALLNAWKKGKINDDATILIYYGDILTKLDLRKMLQQHWNDSSVATLAVAKGFRVPVGVAKMDGKKISSFEEKPEIDINVGVGIMALESKALAMLEEIYNIKHGDSIDIMGDLLTTLIKKGENVEGFVFDDFWLDVGSIEAYEKVDPKKFDDMFSGLIEERVRATSSNNNSSRTFRRKRQRAD, encoded by the coding sequence ATGAAGGAAGTAGTTGGCGTTGTTCTCTGTGGTGGTCTTGGCAGCAGGCTCAGGCCCCTTACTTATTACTTCCAGAAGGTTATGCTTCCCATAGGGAGCGCTCAGAGGCCTATACTGGAATACATTCTGCATTCCCTCAGAATGGCTGAAATCAGAAATGCTCTGCTGCTTGCAAACTACAAGTTCGAGCAGATAAGGAATTACTTCGGGGATGGTTCAACTGTTGATATGGAGTTAACCTACATAATGGACGACCCTAGTTATAGGGGAAGCGGTGGAGCTCTTCTCAACGCATGGAAGAAAGGAAAGATAAACGATGATGCAACCATTCTTATTTATTATGGTGATATACTTACAAAGCTTGACCTGAGGAAGATGCTGCAGCAGCATTGGAATGATTCCTCGGTAGCTACGCTTGCTGTCGCCAAAGGCTTTAGAGTTCCTGTAGGGGTTGCAAAGATGGATGGTAAGAAGATAAGCTCTTTTGAAGAGAAGCCTGAGATAGATATCAACGTCGGCGTAGGAATAATGGCGTTAGAGAGCAAGGCGCTGGCTATGCTAGAGGAAATTTACAACATCAAGCATGGGGATAGCATAGATATAATGGGTGACCTGCTTACAACTCTGATAAAGAAGGGGGAGAATGTGGAAGGCTTTGTTTTCGATGACTTCTGGCTGGACGTAGGTTCTATAGAAGCGTATGAGAAAGTTGACCCGAAGAAATTTGACGATATGTTCTCTGGCCTGATAGAGGAAAGAGTAAGGGCAACCAGTAGCAACAACAATAGTAGCAGAACTTTCAGAAGAAAGAGGCAAAGAGCAGACTGA
- a CDS encoding nitrilase-related carbon-nitrogen hydrolase, whose amino-acid sequence LPGYDEKYYFKPGNLGYPVFEVANHKIGVYICYDRHFPEGPRIMALKGAEVVFIPTCTGVYPELWELELRAHASFNTMFVAGVNRVGSEYEGQTYPYYGGSMVVDPAGKVLVKASDREELLNVDIDESKLLERRRKAPFLRDRRPDLYTHLSQFV is encoded by the coding sequence AGCTACCTGGTTATGACGAAAAGTACTATTTTAAGCCGGGAAACCTGGGATATCCTGTCTTTGAAGTAGCAAATCACAAGATAGGCGTCTACATCTGTTATGATAGGCACTTCCCTGAAGGTCCAAGGATCATGGCTCTCAAAGGTGCTGAGGTTGTCTTCATTCCTACTTGCACTGGTGTGTATCCAGAGCTCTGGGAGCTAGAGCTGAGAGCTCATGCTTCTTTCAACACCATGTTTGTGGCAGGAGTGAACAGAGTAGGAAGTGAATATGAAGGTCAGACATATCCATATTACGGTGGGTCGATGGTTGTAGACCCAGCCGGGAAGGTTCTTGTGAAGGCCTCTGATAGAGAAGAGCTTCTGAATGTTGATATAGATGAATCCAAGCTGCTCGAAAGAAGAAGAAAGGCTCCGTTCTTGAGAGACAGAAGACCTGACCTCTACACACATCTTTCACAGTTCGTCTAG